Proteins encoded together in one Falco biarmicus isolate bFalBia1 chromosome 4, bFalBia1.pri, whole genome shotgun sequence window:
- the PGP gene encoding glycerol-3-phosphate phosphatase encodes MAGGGPRRCRRLEADAARAVLGAADTLLFDCDGVLWRGEAAVGGAAAALGRLAAAGKRLCYVTNNSSRTRAAYTEKLRRLGFPPAEPRHVFGSAYCAARYLRQALPLGAAAYVLGSPALAAELEAVGVPHLGPGPAALPGPAPADWAQAPLDPAVRAVLVGFDEHFSYAKLCQALRYLLRGGPDCLLVGTNRDHRLPLEGGTAIPGTGCLVKAVETAAQREAFIVGKPNRYMFDCVASEFDIDPTRTIMVGDRLDTDILMGNSCGLTTLLTLTGVTTLDEVKGHQESDCPARQSLVPDYYVDSIADLLPALGD; translated from the exons ATGGCGGGCGGCGGGCCGCGGCGGTGCCGGCGGCTGGAGGCCGACGCGGCTCGGGCCGTGCTGGGCGCCGCCGACACGCTGCTCTTCGACTGCGACGGCGTGCTGTGGCGGGGCGAGGCGGCCGTGGgtggcgcggcggcggcgctgggccggctggcggcggcggggaagCGGCTCTGCTACGTGACCAACAACAGCAGCCGGACGCGCGCGGCCTACACGGAGAAGCTGCGGCGGCTGGGCTTCCCGCCCGCCGAGCCGCGCCACGTCTTCGGCTCGGCCTACTGCGCCGCCCGCTACCTGCGCCAGGCCCTGCCGCTCGGCGCCGCCGCCTACGTGCTGGGCAGCCCCGCGCTGGCCGCCGAGCTGGAGGCCGTCGGCGTCCCGCACCtggggcccggccccgccgccctgcccggccccgcgcccgccgaCTGGGCCCAGGCGCCCCTGGACCCTGCCGTGCGTGCCGTCCTCGTTGGGTTCGACGAGCATTTCAGCTACGCCAAGCTGTGCCAGGCCCTGCGCTACCTCCTGCGCGGCGGCCCCGACTGCCTGCTCGTCGGTACCAACCGCGACCACCGCCTCCCGCTCGAGGGCGGCACTGCCATCCCCG GGACTGGGTGCCTGGTAAAAGCAGTGGAGACTGCAGCCCAGCGCGAGGCATTCATCGTGGGAAAGCCCAACCGGTACATGTTTGATTGCGTGGCAAGCGAGTTTGACATCGATCCCACTCGTACCATCATGGTGGGAGATCGGCTGGACACAGACATCCTGATGGGCAATAGCTGTGGGCTCACCACCCTGCTGACGCTAACCGGGGTCACCACGCTGGATGAAGTGAAGGGTCACCAGGAGAGCGACTGTCCTGCCCGGCAGAGCCTGGTTCCCGATTACTATGTCGATAGCATAGCTGACCTTCTCCCAGCGCTGGGGGATTAG
- the BRICD5 gene encoding BRICHOS domain-containing protein 5 produces the protein MEGQNGTGTAAPADTRIATHFTAPSRTFWIILSIALFFAVVGISIAGVLSFSPSSAQAGLQLVQLTLQGQHDPLRNQTALVDQSRSTVTYYITSQSNHTAVVLYDSRNGYVCYKPVEQRACYLRRMDTWDLQTLQTSSNLSEQRADRLLHQNNQTKYYREFLGVLAGEQVDPNSLGEAVQTLCEQTSIFWVRRGEGPGKQRLIYLCIDICFPSNICVSICFYYLPE, from the exons ATGGAGGGTCAGAACGGCACCGGCACTGCTGCCCCTGCA GACACGAGGATTGCCACACACTTCACAGCTCCATCCAGGACATTCTGGATCATCCTGTCCATTGCCTTGTTTTTTGCAGTTGTTGGCATCAGCATCGCGGGGGTTCTCAGcttctcccccagctctgcccag GCTGGCTTGCAGCTCGTCCAGCTAACGCTCCAGGGCCAGCACGACCCGCTGAGAAACCAGACAGCCTTGGTGGACCAGTCCAGGAGCACCGTGACCTACTACATAACCTCGCAGAGTAACCACACCGCCGTGGTGCTGTATGACAGCAGGAAC GGCTACGTGTGCTACAAGCCCGTGGAGCAGCGTGCGTGCTACCTGAGGAGGATGGACACCTGGGACCTCCAGACCCTACAGACATCTTCCAACTTGTCTGAGCAGAga GCTGATCGGCTGCTACATCAGAATAACCAGACCAAGTACTACCGGGAGTTCCTGGGCGTTCTGGCGGGGGAACAGGTGGACCCCAACAGCCTGGGGGAGGCTGTCCAGACCCTGTGTGAGCAGACATCCATCTTCTGGGTCCGGAGAGGGGAGG GTCCAGGGAAGCAGCGGCTGATCTATCTGTGCATTGACATCTGCTTCCCAAGCAACATTTGTGTGTCTATCTGCTTCTATTACCTCCCCGAGTAA